A genomic stretch from Leishmania donovani BPK282A1 complete genome, chromosome 36 includes:
- a CDS encoding acetyltransferase-like protein → MPAPVVTVRRAEREDTQRMYDLIMELAIYERAPECVVVSKAEMEEEGFGERPLWSAFVAEQQETNDVKPRVIGMALYYYRYSTWRGRMLYLEDFVVTESHRGIGAGKVLFERVLQQAKEEGCHGMVWQALDWNAPAIDFYKKYDAEIDPGWVNCMLKF, encoded by the coding sequence ATGCCTGCTCCAGTCGTCACCGTTCGCCGCGCTGAGCGCGAGGACACTCAGCGCATGTATGACCTCATCATGGAGCTGGCTATCTACGAGCGGGCGCCCGAGTGTGTGGTTGTGTCCAAggcagagatggaggaggagggttTCGGCGAGCGACCTCTCTGGAGCGCCTTCGTGGCGGAACAACAAGAAACCAACGACGTGAAGCCGCGCGTGATTGGAATGGCGCTCTACTACTACCGGTACTCCACATGGCGTGGGCGTATGCTTTATCTCGAGGACTTCGTTGTCACGGAGTCGCATCGCGGCATTGGGGCCGGCAAGGTCCTCTTTGAGCGAGTTTTGCAGCAGGCGAAGGAAGAGGGCTGCCATGGAATGGTATGGCAGGCATTGGACTGGAACGCACCGGCCATCGACTTCTACAAGAAGTACGACGCGGAGATCGACCCTGGCTGGGTGAACTGCATGCTCAAGTTTTAG